From a single Candidatus Lokiarchaeota archaeon genomic region:
- a CDS encoding AMP-binding protein, translating into MERPWYDNYVGDTPKEIEIPEGPLWESLDKAIEEFPDNVALHYEGIEITFRELGDLVDRFANGISKMGIGKGDTVAIMLPNCPQFVIAYYGTLKTGATVTPVNPMAMPKELRIYLQGTRAKTIVTLNYFYDVVETVRAETNLEKAIVTAAWDMMSWIKRVLASKIVYRSKVKEVPPLRDGDILWNDFMEDTVPESPEIEIDPTSDIAVYQFTGGTTGIPKAAMLTHDNLKANVAQCSAWMEWMAERGKELFVAALPLQHIFGQTVSMNLAMSWGCGMLLLPDPRDTSNLLSQMDKLRPTFFPIVATLAISIYSFEEVDKYDITSLKLSIAGAMALPAEVTRKFEAATNSIIIEGYGLTEASPVTHANPLDKELRTIGSIGLPFPSTDSKIVDLEDYTKELPYGEVGELMVKGPQVMQGYLNRPDETDDVLKENGWLRTGDIARMDEEGWTYIVDRKKDLINASGYKVWPRNVEEILFEHPKVKEVAVVGVPHETRGETVKAFIILEPGEQATLDEIRKFCKDKMAAYKVPTDIEFVDTLPKTQVGKILRRELREEE; encoded by the coding sequence ATGGAAAGACCATGGTATGATAATTACGTAGGCGACACACCAAAGGAAATCGAAATTCCTGAGGGGCCGCTCTGGGAAAGCCTCGATAAAGCAATAGAGGAATTTCCTGATAATGTTGCATTGCATTACGAAGGTATTGAAATCACGTTCCGCGAGCTTGGTGATCTGGTTGATCGCTTTGCAAATGGCATATCCAAAATGGGGATTGGGAAAGGCGACACAGTAGCAATTATGCTGCCCAACTGCCCACAATTTGTGATAGCCTATTATGGGACTTTGAAAACAGGAGCTACTGTAACTCCTGTTAATCCGATGGCAATGCCCAAGGAACTCAGGATTTACTTACAAGGAACAAGAGCTAAAACAATAGTGACATTGAACTACTTCTATGATGTTGTGGAGACAGTCAGAGCAGAAACCAATCTCGAAAAAGCTATCGTTACCGCAGCTTGGGACATGATGTCATGGATTAAGAGAGTCCTAGCATCCAAGATTGTCTACAGAAGCAAGGTGAAGGAAGTACCACCCCTGCGAGACGGAGATATTCTCTGGAATGACTTCATGGAAGACACAGTTCCAGAATCGCCAGAGATTGAGATAGATCCTACGAGCGACATAGCGGTGTATCAATTCACTGGTGGGACAACAGGCATCCCGAAAGCAGCAATGCTGACTCATGACAATCTCAAAGCAAATGTTGCCCAGTGTTCTGCATGGATGGAATGGATGGCGGAGAGAGGTAAGGAGTTGTTTGTTGCAGCTTTGCCACTTCAGCATATATTCGGTCAAACCGTATCTATGAACCTGGCAATGTCGTGGGGATGTGGCATGTTGCTTCTACCAGATCCTAGAGACACCTCGAATTTGCTATCGCAAATGGACAAACTGAGACCAACATTCTTCCCCATAGTTGCAACACTGGCCATTTCCATCTACTCATTCGAGGAAGTGGACAAGTACGACATAACATCGCTCAAACTCTCAATTGCAGGTGCAATGGCATTACCTGCAGAGGTTACGAGGAAATTCGAAGCCGCAACCAATTCAATCATCATTGAGGGTTACGGCTTGACCGAAGCTTCACCAGTAACCCACGCCAATCCATTGGACAAGGAGCTTCGCACAATCGGCTCTATCGGACTACCATTCCCAAGTACTGACAGCAAAATCGTAGACCTCGAAGACTACACGAAAGAGCTCCCGTACGGTGAGGTCGGCGAGCTCATGGTGAAGGGGCCTCAGGTTATGCAAGGCTACCTCAACCGACCAGATGAAACAGATGATGTGCTAAAGGAGAATGGATGGTTGCGCACCGGGGATATAGCACGAATGGATGAAGAGGGTTGGACATACATCGTTGATAGGAAGAAGGATCTCATCAACGCTAGCGGTTACAAAGTATGGCCTAGAAATGTGGAAGAGATACTCTTTGAGCATCCAAAGGTGAAAGAAGTGGCAGTTGTGGGAGTCCCACATGAGACAAGAGGAGAGACTGTGAAAGCATTCATCATTCTAGAACCTGGTGAACAAGCCACTCTGGATGAGATCCGCAAGTTCTGCAAAGACAAGATGGCAGCCTACAAAGTGCCAACAGATATAGAATTCGTAGACACATTGCCTAAGACACAGGTCGGCAAAATCCTGAGACGAGAACTGAGAGAAGAAGAATAG
- a CDS encoding geranylgeranyl reductase family protein, which translates to MHNMTPMFDAIVVGAGPGGATTARYLAEMGYEVCLIDKATFPRDKPCGGGFSPAIFKEFPYLAVRKDEFLERILNVGVLHSPSREITLEGRAGMAVAPRSKFDNTLFETAHDAGSHCLTGKRVKNLSIQDKGVEVQISKGDTISGEIIIGADGVNSIVARETGLNTCWPQDAITACRVAEIPAEEDDIIDLYGSEGEYHFFANLSGRPGYGWIFPKTNTINVGVGIKANCANNMQGTFKSFLKHLARQNLLPNSIDIPSGRGALVPTGGTIDSFVEDRCLLVGDSAGMVNPLTGGGILYAMEAGRIAAAIVSRCITNEEYGKNSLDAYQHIWEDKIGNDMSSMLFAQKLFTSVFTETLFKIGAEDREIQDMVSDAMSESEVASLNVTRLVARTLYVVLKNSLRF; encoded by the coding sequence ATGCACAATATGACACCCATGTTCGATGCTATCGTTGTCGGAGCAGGACCTGGAGGTGCAACTACAGCGAGATATCTTGCGGAAATGGGTTACGAAGTTTGCTTGATTGACAAAGCCACCTTTCCCCGAGACAAACCATGTGGTGGTGGTTTCTCCCCCGCAATCTTCAAGGAATTTCCATATCTCGCCGTGCGGAAAGACGAGTTCTTGGAACGTATTTTGAATGTCGGAGTCCTTCATTCGCCAAGCAGAGAAATCACGCTTGAAGGCAGGGCAGGAATGGCTGTCGCTCCTCGCTCAAAATTCGATAACACACTTTTCGAGACTGCTCATGATGCCGGATCACATTGTTTGACAGGTAAGAGGGTAAAGAATCTATCAATTCAAGACAAAGGTGTCGAAGTACAAATCTCGAAGGGTGATACAATTTCGGGAGAAATCATTATTGGCGCTGATGGTGTAAATAGTATAGTTGCAAGAGAGACAGGCCTTAACACATGCTGGCCTCAAGATGCGATAACAGCGTGTAGGGTGGCAGAAATACCAGCTGAAGAGGATGATATCATCGATCTATATGGAAGTGAAGGTGAATACCATTTCTTTGCAAATCTCTCTGGAAGACCAGGTTATGGTTGGATTTTTCCGAAAACCAACACGATTAACGTTGGTGTGGGTATCAAAGCGAATTGTGCAAACAATATGCAGGGAACGTTCAAGTCATTTTTGAAACATCTCGCTCGTCAAAATTTGCTCCCCAACAGTATAGACATTCCTAGTGGCAGGGGGGCTCTTGTACCTACTGGGGGAACTATAGATTCCTTCGTGGAGGATCGTTGTCTCCTCGTCGGAGATTCGGCTGGAATGGTAAACCCCCTGACAGGAGGAGGGATTCTCTATGCAATGGAAGCCGGTAGAATCGCTGCTGCCATTGTCAGTAGATGCATAACCAACGAAGAATACGGTAAAAACAGTCTAGACGCCTACCAGCACATATGGGAAGACAAAATTGGAAATGACATGTCATCAATGCTCTTTGCACAGAAGCTGTTTACGAGTGTATTCACGGAGACACTATTCAAGATTGGGGCGGAAGACCGGGAGATTCAAGACATGGTTAGTGATGCAATGTCAGAATCCGAAGTCGCTAGCCTTAATGTCACCAGACTCGTTGCGAGAACCCTATACGTTGTTCTTAAGAATTCATTGCGCTTCTAG